The Euphorbia lathyris chromosome 3, ddEupLath1.1, whole genome shotgun sequence genome contains a region encoding:
- the LOC136223877 gene encoding putative disease resistance protein At3g14460 — translation MAAALVGGSFLSALLQVLFDRMASRPVLDFFNGQKLNQGLLEKLNIMMNSVDGVMEDAEEKQITRPAVKRWLDDLKHAVYEAEDLLDEVAYEALRMEMEASSSDTSHVQLRGSLTSLNPFEKGIQAISASGYIAESLEKIIEKLEYLVEQKDALGLREYVGDKTATSQKIPSTSLVDESVIYGRDDDREALMKLLFSGDASSNDFDVISIVGMGGVGKTTLAQLIYNDSRVSERFDLKAWICVSEEFDILKVTQDILEELNRKKCDTANFNQLQLELKEILMGKKFLLVLDDVWTDEYSDWDILHTPLKFGEKGSKVIVTTRNVSVASMVCSSSSHYHLQELTNEYCWLLFAKHAFGGENLSAKMELEKVGMEIMRKCGGLPLALKALGGLLRSKRNTGEWEKISKSNIWDLANDKILPALRLSYHYLPSYLKRCFAYCAIFPKDYEFKKEALVLLWMAEGFVEDGDVGSEYFCDLVSRSFFQRSSGDSSCFVMHDLINDLAKFESGEFCFWLEGDNSSKAVRRARHLSYTRRLLDVFKKFRPVNEARYLRTFLHVDAVEWWGSHIDSEVTNDLLPKLIRLRVLSLSHYNSITQLPDSIGKLKHLRYLDLSKTSIRRLPVTVCRLYNLQTLILAYCVYLDQLPTNFVMLVNLCHLDISWTTLREMPSQMGKLRKLQKLTDFMVGKGSGSSIKELKELQLLHGKLRIWNLQNVADLRSVSEADMKGKKQLHKLELRWDGNADDSQHERHLLELLQPHTGLESLSVSGYGGTMFPIWVGDSSFSKLVSLKLDGCNYCSSLPPLGQLVCLQKLSITDFHSIVIVGPEFYGKCPLAKSPFRSLRTLKFERMPEWQEWTPYVAEDGSRAFPFLEELCILECANLTRVLPDHLPSLTKLEIKECHQLLSSFPRVEAIKRMVFEDHSRRMELRELPSGLHRLQADARFSSVDSLVDEATRTYELCTKLEEVEIKDYYSLRHFSLDVFPNLKKLDLARCRNLKAISFPGGIHVLSLTELYISNCLNLKWFPDHMNSLFPFLAKLRVNECPKLEPFRGSLPSKLESLEISCCDLLVTGRTQWNLRTLSSLAYFSIDRCEDAESFPEEELLPANVTSLKMKNFKNLKSLNSKGLQHLTSLRELTIWKCPKLLSMPEEGLPESLSSLVIWDCPLLTQSCTREGDYWSKISNIRHLEIDSDIITQNPQHSGLNS, via the exons ATGGCTGCAGCCTTGGTAGGAGGATCATTTCTTTCTGCTTTGCTTCAGGTTTTGTTTGACAGAATGGCTTCACGTCCAGTTCTCGACTTCTTCAATGGCCAGAAACTCAATCAAGGTTTGCTAGAAAAGTTAAATATAATGATGAATTCTGTTGATGGAGTGATGGAAGATGCAGAGGAGAAGCAGATCACTAGACCAGCTGTGAAAAGATGGCTAGATGACCTGAAACATGCTGTGTATGAAGCTGAAGACTTGTTAGATGAGGTTGCTTATGAAGCTCTGCGAATGGAGATGGAAGCTTCGAGCTCTGATACCAGCCATGTTCAATTGCGGGGATCTTTAACTTCCTTGAATCCCTTTGAAAAGGGGATTCAAGCAATATCAGCGTCAGGGTACATTGCTGAAAGTCTTGAAAAAATTATTGAGAAACTTGAATATTTAGTCGAACAAAAGGATGCTCTTGGTTTGCGGGAATATGTAGGAGATAAAACAGCAACATCCCAGAAAATTCCATCAACTTCTCTAGTTGATGAGTCTGTTATTTATGGCAGAGATGATGATAGAGAAGCCTTGATGAAGCTGCTATTTTCGGGTGATGCGAGTAGTAACGATTTCGATGTGATTTCTATTGTGGGGATGGGCGGGGTAGGGAAAACCACACTTGCTCAGCTTATCTACAATGATAGCAGAGTCAGTGAGCGGTTTGATCTAAAAGCCTGGATATGTGTTTCTGAAGAATTCGATATCTTGAAGGTAACACAAGATATTCTGGAGGAGTTGAATCGAAAGAAATGTGATACTGCTAATTTTAATCAACTTCAACTTGAGCTGAAGGAGATTCTGATGGGGAAAAAGTTCTTGCTTgttttagatgatgtttggacAGATGAGTATTCTGATTGGGACATTCTGCATACTCCTTTGAAGTTTGGGGAAAAAGGAAGTAAAGTAATTGTCACGACTCGTAATGTAAGTGTTGCATCAATGGTGTGCAGTTCATCATCTCATTACCATCTGCAAGAATTGACTAATGAATACTGCTGGTTATTGTTTGCAAAGCATGCTTTTGGTGGCGAAAATTTGAGTGCAAAAATGGAGTTAGAAAAAGTTGGAATGGAGATAATGAGAAAGTGCGGAGGCCTGCCTTTAGCCTTGAAAGCCCTTGGCGGTCTGCTACGTTCAAAGAGAAATACTGGTGAATGGGAAAAGATATCAAAGAGCAACATCTGGGACTTGGCAAATGACAAGATTCTTCCAGCGTTAAGATTGAGCTATCATTATCTTCCTTCGTATTTAAAGAGATGCTTTGCTTATTGTGCAATATTTCCGAAGGACTATGAGTTCAAAAAGGAGGCATTAGTCCTTTTGTGGATGGCAGAGGGATTTGTAGAAGACGGAGATGTAGGAAGCGAGTACTTTTGTGATCTCGTATCGAGATCATTCTTTCAAAGGTCAAGTGGTGATTCCTCATGTTTTGTTATGCATGACCTTATAAATGACTTGGCTAAGTTTGAGTCTGGAGAATTTTGCTTCTGGTTGGAGGGTGATAATTCATCTAAGGCGGTTAGAAGGGCAAGACATTTATCGTACacaagaagactgcttgatgTTTTCAAGAAATTCAGGCCTGTCAACGAAGCTAGATACTTACGCACCTTCTTACATGTGGATGCTGTGGAGTGGTGGGGAAGCCACATTGATTCAGAGGTAACTAATGATTTACTTCCTAAACTAATTCGCCTTCGAGTTCTTTCACTATCTCATTACAATAGTATAACTCAGTTGCCTGATTCAATTGGCAAATTGAAACATTTACGGTATCTAGATCTATCCAAAACATCAATCAGAAGGTTACCTGTGACTGTATGCAGGTTGTACAATTTGCAGACTTTAATATTAGCATATTGTGTGTATCTCGACCAGTTGCCAACTAACTTCGTCATGTTAGTAAATCTCTGTCATCTCGATATAAGTTGGACAACTTTGCGAGAAATGCCATCTCAAATGGGAAAACTGAGGAAGCTGCAAAAGCTTACCGATTTTATGGTAGGAAAAGGGAGTGGTTCTAGCATTAAAGAATTGAAGGAGCTTCAACTTCTACATGGAAAACTTCGTATTTGGAATCTTCAAAATGTTGCAGATCTTCGATCCGTTTCTGAAGCTGATATGAAGGGTAAAAAACAGCTTCACAAATTAGAACTGAGGTGGGATGGGAATGCTGATGATTCACAACATGAAAGACACCTATTGGAGTTACTACAACCACATACAGGTTTAGAAAGTCTTTCGGTATCAGGATATGGTGGTACAATGTTCCCGATTTGGGTAGGAGATTCTTCTTTCTCAAAGTTAGTATCCCTCAAGTTAGATGGGTGCAATTACTGCTCTTCCTTACCACCACTTGGGCAGTTAGTTTGTCTTCAGAAATTGTCAATCACAGACTTCCATAGCATTGTGATAGTTGGACCTGAATTCTACGGAAAATGCCCGTTGGCGAAAAGTCCATTCAGATCTCTTAGAACTTTGAAGTTTGAGAGAATGCCAGAATGGCAGGAATGGACTCCTTATGTAGCTGAAGATGGCAGTCGAGCCTTCCCCTTCCTCGAAGAGCTTTGCATACTGGAATGTGCCAACCTGACAAGGGTCTTACCGGATCACCTTCCCTCTCTAACAAAATTGGAAATCAAGGAATGTCATCAGCTTCTATCTTCATTCCCAAGGGTTGAAGCTATCAAAAGGATGGTTTTCGAAGACCATTCTCGTCGAATGGAATTAAGAGAATTGCCTTCTGGTTTGCACCGTCTGCAAGCTGATGCACGTTTCAGCTCTGTAGACTCTCTAGTAGACGAAGCAACACGAACTTATGAGCTTTGCACCAAGTTGGAAGAGGTTGAAATAAAAGACTACTACTCACTAAGGCACTTCTCTTTAGATGTTTTCCCCAACTTGAAAAAACTTGATCTTGCTAGATGTAGAAACCTGAAGGCCATTTCTTTTCCTGGAGGAATACATGTTCTGAGTTTGACAGAGCTTTATATATCTAACTGCCTGAATTTGAAGTGGTTCCCAGATCATATGAATTCCCTCTTCCCGTTTCTTGCGAAATTACGAGTAAACGAATGTCCGAAACTCGAGCCATTCAGGGGCAGCCTGCCTTCCAAATTGGAATCCCTTGAGATATCATGTTGTGACTTGCTAGTTACCGGCCGGACACAGTGGAATCTGAGAACACTTTCCTCTCTTGCATACTTCAGTATTGACCGGTGCGAAGACGCTGAATCTTTCCCGGAGGAGGAGTTACTTCCGGCCAATGTTACCTCTCTTAAAATGAAAAACTTTAAGAATCTGAAGTCTTTGAACAGCAAGGGTCTTCAGCATCTCACTTCACTTAGAGAGTTGACTATTTGGAAATGTCCTAAGCTGCTTTCCATGCCAGAAGAAGGGCTGCCTGAATCTCTTTCTTCTCTAGTTATATGGGATTGCCCTTTGTTGACACAAAGTTGCACAAGGGAAGGAGATTATTGGTCCAAGATTTCGAACATTCGACACTTAGAGATTGATTCTGATATCATCACTCAGAATCCTCAACATTCAG GCTTGAATTCTTGA
- the LOC136223878 gene encoding protein SENSITIVITY TO RED LIGHT REDUCED 1, with protein MAASAKVLTLDKHEGNGEWTVVLPRRGKQRRNFPKTATSEKQQQPWSPTDIESDPYRQSKLMEKMQICMKRVENSQFYQNVLEQIRTPELADYFHQVLGSELKMQMVIYGIGSIESYETPRVQLSVAVLMKKELSWIGDIEVFDPVLSSVESQVLETLGCSVLSTNEHGRRCVTKPTLFYMPHCEAELYNNLLQANWGLEQLNQIVLFGNSFEVYQYLSEFRNSVLVDSSKHIVAARRFTKEFIIKTVSEDYFAPFHDSSWHFFSPVLETELQSFNN; from the coding sequence ATGGCTGCTTCTGCTAAAGTACTCACCCTTGACAAACATGAAGGTAATGGAGAATGGACAGTTGTTTTACCTCGTCGTGGAAAACAGAGGAGAAACTTTCCTAAAACTGCGACGTCAGAAAAGCAGCAGCAGCCATGGTCTCCAACTGATATTGAATCTGATCCGTACAGACAATCAAAGCTGATGGAAAAGATGCAGATCTGTATGAAGCGGGTAGAGAACTCACAGTTCTATCAGAATGTTTTGGAACAAATCCGAACTCCAGAATTGGCAGATTATTTTCACCAGGTTCTGGGCTCAGAGTTGAAAATGCAGATGGTAATATATGGTATTGGCAGCATCGAATCGTATGAAACCCCTAGAGTTCAGCTGAGTGTCGCGGTCTTAATGAAAAAAGAGTTAAGTTGGATAGGCGACATCGAAGTTTTTGATCCAGTTCTTTCTTCAGTAGAATCTCAAGTCCTGGAAACACTAGGTTGTTCTGTTCTATCCACAAACGAGCATGGTCGCAGATGTGTGACAAAGCCAACGCTATTCTACATGCCACATTGCGAGGCAGAGTTATATAACAATCTCTTACAAGCAAACTGGGGTCTAGAGCAGTTGAACCAAATTGTATTGTTTGGGAATAGCTTTGAAGTGTATCAGTACTTATCAGAGTTTAGGAACTCAGTTCTTGTTGATTCATCAAAGCATATTGTAGCTGCTCGAAGATTCACAAAGGAGTTTATAATCAAGACAGTTTCAGAGGATTATTTTGCTCCTTTTCATGATTCGAGTTGGCATTTTTTCAGCCCTGTTCTTGAGACAGAGCTGCAATCATTTAACAATTGA